The following are encoded together in the Streptomyces rapamycinicus NRRL 5491 genome:
- the istA gene encoding IS21 family transposase has protein sequence MGLSRAELFAAIRRDKRLDPELSQRALAEKYGVHRRTVRQALLSAVPPPRKKPAPRVAVLDPAKPWIDAMLREDANAPRKQKHTARRIYQRLAQEYDFDLVSYSTVCDYVLARRPQIEAEVLEGRRHLTGMVPQVHLPGEEAEVDFADVWVRLAGQAVKCHLFTLRLSYSGKAVHRVYASQAQESFMEGHVEAFNVLGGVPTRHIRYDNLKPAVNRICTGRSRIESERWVSFRAHYGFDAFYCVPGEDGAHEKGGVEHEGGRFRRTHLVPVPEVATLEELNAKIAEIDAAEDERILAGKLTTVGFNFFTEADQLTPLPLEEFECGITLTPKVDRSSRITVRQCYYSVPARFIGQNVRVLLRGNELLVFERREIVARHPRLTRRGDFRDELDHYLEILLTKPGAMAGSTALVTARQNGSFTEVHEAFWAAARTAHGDAAGTRALIEVLLLHRRMPADVVEQGMAAAIRAGTTSADVVAVEARRAAALAPPPADDVDDEGDPPPWAEPSGVVSLTARRAQLPEDRRPLPDVAHYDQLLTRQPKGTA, from the coding sequence ATGGGTTTGTCACGGGCGGAGTTGTTCGCTGCGATCCGGAGGGATAAGCGTCTTGATCCGGAACTGTCGCAGCGGGCTCTGGCGGAGAAGTACGGGGTGCATCGCAGGACGGTGCGGCAGGCTCTGCTGTCTGCGGTTCCGCCACCGCGGAAGAAGCCGGCGCCGCGGGTCGCGGTCCTGGACCCGGCCAAGCCGTGGATCGACGCGATGCTGCGGGAAGACGCGAACGCGCCGCGCAAGCAGAAGCACACTGCCCGCCGGATCTACCAGCGTCTCGCCCAGGAGTACGACTTTGACCTGGTGTCCTATTCCACGGTCTGCGATTACGTGCTGGCCAGGCGCCCGCAGATTGAGGCTGAGGTGCTGGAGGGCCGCCGGCACCTGACCGGGATGGTTCCGCAGGTTCATCTGCCCGGCGAGGAGGCCGAGGTCGACTTCGCCGATGTCTGGGTCCGCCTGGCGGGCCAGGCCGTCAAGTGCCACCTGTTCACACTGCGGCTGTCGTACTCCGGCAAGGCCGTCCACCGCGTCTACGCCTCGCAGGCCCAGGAATCCTTCATGGAAGGGCATGTTGAAGCGTTCAACGTCCTGGGCGGAGTGCCGACCCGGCACATCCGCTACGACAACCTCAAGCCGGCGGTGAACCGCATCTGCACCGGCCGCAGCCGCATCGAGTCCGAGCGGTGGGTGTCTTTCCGGGCCCACTACGGCTTCGACGCTTTCTACTGCGTTCCCGGCGAGGACGGCGCCCACGAGAAGGGCGGGGTCGAGCACGAGGGCGGCCGTTTCCGCCGCACCCACCTGGTCCCGGTTCCCGAGGTTGCCACGCTGGAAGAGCTGAACGCGAAGATCGCCGAGATCGACGCGGCCGAGGACGAACGGATCCTCGCGGGCAAGCTGACCACCGTCGGTTTCAACTTCTTCACCGAGGCCGACCAGCTGACGCCGCTGCCGTTGGAGGAGTTCGAGTGCGGCATCACCCTGACGCCGAAGGTCGACCGCAGCAGTCGGATCACTGTCCGGCAGTGCTACTACTCGGTGCCGGCCCGCTTCATCGGCCAGAACGTGCGCGTGCTGCTGCGAGGCAACGAACTCCTCGTCTTCGAACGGCGGGAGATCGTCGCCCGCCACCCGCGGCTGACCCGCAGGGGCGACTTCCGCGACGAACTCGACCACTACCTGGAGATCCTGCTGACCAAGCCCGGAGCAATGGCCGGCTCGACCGCGCTGGTCACCGCCCGGCAGAACGGCTCGTTCACCGAGGTCCACGAAGCGTTCTGGGCCGCGGCCCGGACCGCCCACGGAGACGCAGCCGGGACACGGGCCCTGATCGAGGTCCTGCTGCTGCACCGCCGCATGCCCGCTGACGTTGTCGAGCAGGGCATGGCCGCCGCGATCCGGGCGGGCACCACCAGCGCGGACGTCGTCGCTGTCGAGGCGCGCAGGGCCGCCGCGCTGGCTCCGCCCCCAGCCGACGACGTGGACGACGAGGGTGACCCGCCGCCCTGGGCCGAGCCAAGCGGCGTGGTATCGCTGACGGCCCGCCGGGCTCAGCTGCCCGAGGACAGACGGCCGCTGCCGGACGTCGCCCACTACGACCAGCTATTGACACGTCAACCGAAAGGCACCGCATGA
- a CDS encoding IS5 family transposase has protein sequence MTDAEWAAVRPLLPVPAWLQGRGGQPEGYCHRQLLDAIRYLVAGGISWRAMPADFPAWGRVYAFFRRWREHGLIAEFHDRLLGKVRERGGREAEPTAGVIDAQSVRAAASVPAASRGYDGGKKVPGRKRHIVTDTLGLLLGVVVTAASIGDRDAAVGLLARLRRLHRDITLVWADGGYTGSLVDWAREKLALTLQIVKRSDDTRGFVVLPRRWVAERTFAWLMNSRRLARDYERRPENSEAMIQWSMVTRMSRRLARPRAAARH, from the coding sequence ATGACGGATGCGGAGTGGGCGGCCGTGCGGCCGTTGCTGCCAGTGCCGGCCTGGCTTCAGGGGCGGGGCGGGCAGCCCGAGGGCTACTGCCACCGCCAGCTGCTGGACGCGATCCGTTACCTGGTCGCGGGCGGGATCTCCTGGCGGGCGATGCCCGCGGACTTCCCCGCCTGGGGCCGGGTCTATGCCTTCTTCCGCCGCTGGCGCGAGCACGGGCTGATCGCCGAGTTCCACGACCGGCTGCTCGGAAAGGTCCGTGAGCGCGGCGGCCGTGAGGCCGAGCCCACCGCGGGCGTCATCGACGCGCAGTCGGTGCGGGCCGCGGCTTCGGTGCCGGCCGCCTCACGTGGCTACGACGGCGGGAAGAAGGTGCCGGGCCGAAAAAGGCACATCGTGACCGACACGCTCGGTCTGCTCCTGGGCGTCGTGGTCACCGCCGCGAGCATCGGCGACCGGGACGCCGCCGTGGGCCTGCTGGCCCGGCTGCGTCGCCTGCACCGCGACATCACCCTCGTCTGGGCCGACGGCGGCTACACCGGCTCCCTCGTCGACTGGGCACGAGAGAAACTCGCGCTGACCCTGCAGATCGTCAAACGCAGCGACGACACGCGGGGATTCGTGGTGCTGCCGAGGCGGTGGGTGGCAGAGCGCACGTTCGCGTGGCTGATGAACTCCCGCCGCCTGGCCCGGGACTACGAGAGGCGGCCGGAGAACAGCGAGGCGATGATCCAGTGGTCGATGGTCACACGGATGAGCAGGCGTCTGGCACGGCCACGGGCCGCCGCCCGGCACTGA
- a CDS encoding zinc finger domain-containing protein, protein MKRNCPRCHAGKGADCAIGDGTGTGEVRAVPHDERLLPIVEERKNKAQQTPRPWRVYEVTCPDRGKAPGARCASPSGGVHRSRVDLARENTRKGLPRS, encoded by the coding sequence ATCAAAAGGAACTGCCCACGCTGCCACGCCGGCAAGGGCGCGGACTGTGCCATCGGCGACGGGACCGGCACCGGCGAAGTGCGCGCCGTCCCTCACGATGAGCGACTGCTGCCGATCGTGGAAGAACGCAAGAACAAAGCCCAGCAGACCCCCCGCCCCTGGCGGGTCTACGAGGTCACCTGCCCTGACCGCGGCAAAGCACCCGGCGCGCGCTGCGCGTCGCCGAGCGGAGGCGTGCATCGGTCACGCGTCGACCTGGCACGGGAGAACACTCGCAAAGGGCTGCCGCGGTCCTGA
- a CDS encoding integrase core domain-containing protein — protein sequence MIVSLLYKVTRKLLTVPTVLLHRGTAKDAELAVLRHENAVLRATGRTGPHEPADRLWFAALSTLIPRRHWREAFPVTPGTLLTWHRTFIAAKWDYTARRLAGRPPTPAAIKALVMRLARETPRWRHRRIQGELTRLGHRIPASTVWEILHAAGFDPAPRRSGPTWREFLTAQAKGASSPQTSSTSTPRSTDGCTRWRSSSTHPAAAHHRATARPTRDRAAQQARNLTADQGIRIETPHFSLRDRDGEYGEAFNADFQAEQTETLRSTPQALRMNAHCERIIGSIRHEAPDHILIMNEAHARHVLAAYERHNNEHRPHQARNQLPPNTHAQPATAHGPATSKVPRTQVLGGLINECRDAA from the coding sequence GTGATCGTTTCCTTGCTGTACAAGGTCACTCGGAAGCTGCTGACCGTTCCAACGGTGCTCCTCCATCGCGGGACAGCGAAGGACGCAGAATTGGCAGTGCTGCGGCACGAGAACGCGGTCCTGCGCGCCACTGGCCGGACCGGTCCGCATGAACCCGCCGACCGGCTCTGGTTCGCAGCCCTGTCCACACTGATCCCCCGACGCCACTGGCGCGAAGCCTTCCCTGTCACCCCAGGCACCCTGCTCACCTGGCACCGCACGTTCATCGCCGCAAAGTGGGACTACACCGCGCGCCGACTCGCGGGACGACCGCCCACCCCGGCCGCGATCAAGGCGCTCGTCATGCGGCTGGCCCGAGAGACTCCGCGGTGGAGGCACCGACGGATCCAAGGGGAGCTGACCCGACTCGGGCATCGGATCCCCGCCTCGACGGTCTGGGAGATCCTGCATGCAGCGGGCTTCGATCCGGCGCCACGTCGTTCAGGTCCCACCTGGCGCGAGTTCTTGACCGCGCAAGCCAAGGGGGCATCATCGCCGCAGACTTCTTCCACATCGACACCGCGCTCGACAGACGGCTGTACACGCTGGCGTTCCTCGAGCACGCACCCGGCGGCCGCACATCACCGGGCCACCGCCCGCCCCACACGGGACCGGGCAGCACAGCAGGCGAGGAATCTCACCGCTGACCAGGGCATACGCATCGAGACTCCGCACTTCTCGCTGCGTGACCGCGACGGCGAGTACGGCGAGGCCTTCAACGCCGACTTCCAGGCGGAGCAGACAGAGACCCTCAGGAGTACGCCACAGGCTCTCCGCATGAACGCGCACTGCGAACGCATCATCGGCAGCATCCGACACGAAGCCCCCGACCACATCCTCATCATGAACGAGGCCCACGCCCGCCACGTCCTTGCAGCCTACGAACGGCACAACAACGAACACCGACCCCACCAGGCCCGCAACCAGCTACCACCCAACACTCACGCACAACCCGCCACAGCGCATGGCCCGGCCACCAGCAAAGTTCCGCGCACCCAAGTCCTCGGCGGCCTCATCAACGAGTGCAGAGACGCGGCATGA
- a CDS encoding transposase: MVADTGYGANADFRQGLEDRGLAYVLQAKGEMTAHAEGCEPHQPCACRECRPPWSDACTRAGGGLFVSTSLGSTARTESGSTT, translated from the coding sequence CTGGTCGCAGACACCGGCTACGGCGCAAACGCTGACTTCCGGCAGGGTCTGGAAGACCGCGGGCTGGCCTATGTCCTTCAGGCCAAGGGCGAGATGACTGCTCATGCGGAAGGCTGCGAACCCCACCAGCCCTGCGCTTGCCGAGAATGTCGTCCGCCCTGGTCGGACGCCTGCACCCGGGCTGGCGGTGGTCTGTTTGTAAGCACTTCTTTGGGCTCCACTGCACGGACTGAAAGTGGCTCCACGACGTGA
- a CDS encoding IS701 family transposase, whose product MTARRPCPPVPGPLEDYAARFDGLFFSLAQRRGFREYLTGLPAPRERNKTITCLAGAEPVAGAGIPGVQRLQFFLSESPWEAEQVNDRRLELLREEPATAPHDGGVIVIDDSGDRKDGMATAHVGRQWLGRYGKTDNGIVTVTTVWTDGRVYYPLHTTPYTPAHHFTPGPHRSGLPHETAAAAALAARGKEAGFGCRAVVADCACSVGDDWYLALRAAGLAYVVALKPHRGTWARTDQPHTPIEAAHALTWKDAKRPGDWTPVERHFRDGHTETWWAADARLGGYGPDSPCRLVVATTDPAGLPEKATWYLATNLPHPDAPHAATSPHPPADLVEIVRLYGLRPWIEQSYKQIKDELGWADFQVRSDRAIRRHQILVNCAFSFCWDQWFTPPGPLDTTAPDPRPDEGPERGTHTVPPAPTSPLAQGLTSHPFPAHPRRHPQSMVASMDGQRPTRRTPGSDRRGHHRTRH is encoded by the coding sequence ATGACCGCTCGCCGTCCGTGTCCGCCCGTGCCGGGGCCGTTGGAGGACTACGCGGCCCGGTTCGACGGCCTCTTCTTCAGCCTGGCCCAGCGGCGAGGGTTTCGCGAGTACCTGACCGGTCTGCCGGCACCACGGGAGCGGAACAAAACGATCACCTGCCTGGCAGGGGCAGAGCCGGTAGCGGGTGCGGGGATACCGGGGGTGCAGCGGCTGCAGTTCTTCCTGTCGGAGTCCCCTTGGGAGGCCGAGCAGGTCAACGACCGGCGGCTCGAGCTGCTGCGCGAGGAGCCGGCGACGGCTCCGCACGACGGCGGGGTCATCGTGATCGACGACTCCGGAGACCGCAAGGACGGCATGGCGACGGCGCATGTCGGCCGGCAGTGGCTGGGCCGGTACGGCAAGACCGACAACGGCATCGTCACCGTGACCACGGTATGGACCGACGGCCGCGTGTACTACCCGCTGCACACGACTCCCTACACCCCCGCCCACCACTTCACCCCGGGGCCGCACCGATCCGGCCTTCCGCACGAAACCGCAGCTGCCGCCGCCCTCGCGGCCCGCGGGAAGGAGGCGGGCTTCGGCTGCCGCGCGGTGGTCGCCGACTGCGCCTGTTCCGTCGGTGACGACTGGTACCTCGCACTGCGCGCGGCCGGCCTGGCCTACGTGGTCGCGCTCAAGCCGCACCGCGGCACCTGGGCCCGGACCGACCAGCCGCACACCCCCATCGAAGCCGCCCACGCCCTGACCTGGAAGGATGCCAAGCGTCCCGGCGACTGGACACCCGTGGAGCGTCACTTCCGCGACGGGCACACCGAGACCTGGTGGGCCGCCGATGCCCGCCTGGGCGGCTACGGTCCCGACTCACCCTGCCGACTGGTCGTGGCCACCACCGACCCGGCCGGCCTGCCGGAGAAGGCCACCTGGTACCTGGCCACCAACCTGCCCCACCCCGACGCACCCCACGCCGCCACCAGCCCGCATCCGCCGGCCGACCTGGTCGAGATCGTCCGTCTCTACGGACTGCGGCCCTGGATCGAGCAGAGCTACAAACAGATCAAGGACGAACTCGGCTGGGCCGACTTCCAGGTCCGCTCCGACCGCGCCATCCGCCGCCACCAGATTCTGGTCAACTGCGCCTTCTCCTTCTGCTGGGACCAATGGTTCACACCACCAGGACCCCTGGATACCACCGCGCCGGACCCGCGCCCCGACGAGGGGCCAGAGAGGGGGACTCATACCGTCCCACCAGCCCCAACCTCCCCGCTGGCCCAGGGCCTTACGAGCCATCCGTTCCCGGCTCACCCCCGCCGTCACCCTCAATCGATGGTGGCAAGCATGGACGGACAAAGACCCACCCGCCGAACTCCAGGCTCTGATCGACGCGGTCACCACCGGACACGGCATTGA
- a CDS encoding integrase core domain-containing protein has translation MATDLFHIDTVFLRRWFVLSFIDHGTRSAHIAGITRHPTGPWITQQARNCLMDLGDHAKSIKFLIRDRGAYFTDSFDSVFQATGIRVVPTLPAVPRMNAIAERWIGSCRREATDRILITGERHLRLVIREYAEHYNRHRPHRSLGQRAPNRLTKPEPLTATDNTRIHRRDRLGGLIHEYTQVA, from the coding sequence GTGGCCACCGATCTCTTCCACATCGACACCGTGTTCCTACGGCGCTGGTTCGTGCTGTCCTTCATCGACCACGGCACCCGCAGCGCGCACATCGCAGGCATCACCCGACACCCGACCGGCCCCTGGATCACCCAGCAGGCACGCAACTGCCTCATGGACCTCGGCGACCATGCCAAGTCGATCAAGTTCCTCATCCGGGACCGCGGCGCCTACTTCACCGACAGCTTCGACTCCGTCTTCCAGGCGACCGGCATACGCGTGGTCCCCACCCTGCCCGCCGTGCCACGGATGAACGCCATCGCCGAACGCTGGATCGGCTCATGCCGACGCGAGGCAACCGACCGCATCCTGATCACCGGAGAGCGCCACCTACGCCTCGTCATCCGCGAGTACGCGGAGCACTACAACAGACACCGGCCACACCGATCCCTCGGACAACGGGCACCGAACCGACTCACCAAGCCCGAACCACTCACCGCCACCGACAACACTCGCATCCATCGACGTGATCGACTCGGCGGCCTCATCCACGAATACACACAGGTCGCATAG
- a CDS encoding inositol monophosphatase family protein: MDYVFDALPVDRELLDFAVRLVSRAGQMSVKGFFGDWHSRRKEDGSEVTEVDEAVEELIRAGLGRRAPEDGVFGEEGGVTSGTSGRRWIIDPINGTSCFTRRVPLFSNDLAYEDEHGPAIGVINLPLSQQMVVAGRGLGCWVLPGPEPDLQSGYRARVTERASIRAARTQMHNPAGWPEELLIALHRQVFLLPSTGGIVDLVTGRADAVVVAGPPMGYEDVAPMPVIVTEAGGRVTDLSGTSVLEGDMTVLATNGRLHDAFLHLVSGLPRSRDLHALDIGD; encoded by the coding sequence ATGGACTATGTGTTCGATGCTCTGCCCGTTGACCGGGAACTTCTTGACTTCGCTGTCCGCCTGGTCAGCCGTGCTGGGCAGATGTCCGTGAAGGGCTTCTTCGGTGACTGGCACAGCCGTCGCAAGGAGGACGGGAGCGAGGTCACCGAGGTCGACGAAGCGGTTGAGGAACTGATCAGAGCCGGGTTAGGCCGCCGTGCTCCGGAGGACGGGGTCTTCGGCGAGGAGGGAGGCGTGACCAGCGGAACATCCGGACGCCGATGGATCATTGACCCCATCAACGGCACGAGCTGCTTCACCCGCAGGGTTCCTCTGTTCTCGAATGATCTCGCCTACGAAGACGAGCACGGCCCGGCCATTGGCGTGATTAACCTGCCTCTGAGCCAGCAGATGGTCGTGGCCGGGCGTGGTCTGGGGTGCTGGGTGCTGCCTGGCCCGGAGCCGGACCTGCAGTCGGGATACCGTGCCCGGGTCACAGAACGGGCCAGCATCCGCGCAGCCAGGACCCAGATGCACAACCCGGCCGGCTGGCCGGAGGAACTCCTTATCGCTCTCCACCGTCAGGTCTTCCTGCTGCCCTCGACGGGCGGCATCGTGGATCTGGTCACGGGCCGTGCCGATGCGGTGGTGGTCGCCGGTCCGCCGATGGGCTACGAGGACGTGGCGCCGATGCCCGTCATCGTCACGGAGGCAGGCGGCCGGGTGACCGACCTGAGCGGGACGTCCGTGCTGGAGGGCGACATGACGGTGCTGGCCACCAACGGCCGACTCCACGACGCCTTCTTGCACCTGGTTTCGGGCTTGCCGCGCAGCCGTGACCTGCACGCCCTCGACATTGGTGATTAG